GGAGGCGCTGGGAGACCGGTTCGAGCTGGTCGACATCGACTGCGATCACATGGTGTCCCAGTCGCGGCCCGTCGAGACCGCCGCCGCGATACGGTCACACCTGGAGTGATCATGGCCTCCGTCACCGAGGAACAGGTCGAGCAGGTGCGCTCACTGGTCGCGTCCATACCTGCCGGACGGGTGGCCACGTACGGCGATATCGCCGAAGCGGCAGGTCTTTCCAGCGCACGGATCGTCGGATGGATCATGCGCACCGACTCTGCCGACCTGCCCTGGCACCGCGTTATCGGCGCCAGTGGGCGGCCCGCACCGCACATCCGGACCCGTCAGCTCGAGCTGCTCCGGGCCGAAGGCGTGCTGGCCGTGGACGGGAGAATCGCGCTACGCGAAGTCCGCCACTGCTTCTAGATCGCCCGCCACCACCGCGGCCGAGGCGAAGCGCCGCACCAGCAGATTCACGATCTCCGGGTGCACGCCCAGCGGTTGCGCCACGCCGTCGGCGCCGCACTCGGCAAGGCGCTGCTGAAACAGCCCTTGCGCCAATAGATATGACGCTATGAAGACGCGCCGACCCGCCGCCCGCGATTGGCTGACCACGTCGGCTACCCGAGGTTCCCCTGTCGCGATGTAGCCCACCTTCACCGGACCGGTGTGGCGTGCCAGCATGCTGGCCGCGGTATGAACCTCCTGGCGGGCACGAGAATCCGAGGATCCCGCCGCGGCGAGTACCACCGCATCACCACGGCGCCAGCCCGCCTCGCGCAGACGTTCCGCCATGACCGTGGCCAGTACCGGATCTGGTCCCAATGCTTGCGTAACGGCAACCTCCGGATGCCCGCTCACCTCGACGTGATGCGGAATATCGTGGTGCACATGGTATCCCGATGCCAGGAAGGCCGGAAGCAGCACCGCGGGACCATCGATCGTCGCCAGCACCTCAGAGGGGGTCGGCCCCAGCACGTCGACGAACGCGGTGCGCACCGAACCGACACACCGGGACACCGCTTCGGCGAGCGCCGCGATGTTCTCGACACCGGCCGCCGAACGGGTTCCATGGGCCACCAATACCAGCTCAGCCATGACATTCCCCAATCGTGGTCGGATCGATCGCCAACCGGTAGCCCCGCTTGACCACTGTCTGAATCACTTTCGGCGCGCCGAGCGCCGCACGCAGCCGGGTCATCGCCGTCTCGACGGCATGTGTGTCGTCCCCACCGCCCGGCAACGCTGCCAATAGGTCCTCGCGCGACACCACCTGACCGGGGCGCACCATCATCCGCTTCATCAAAGCCATTCCCGCCGGGGAGATCTGCCGCGTCTCCCCGTCGACGGCAATTCCACAGCTACGCACGCTGACGATATGACCACCGGCGTGGAAACGCGGTGCCCGCCTTGTCAGTTCGTCGGCAATGTGCCTGGCCAGCGCTCCGAGCCGGGCCCTTTCGGGCTGCGTTGTCGGAACGCCCAGCACCTCCAGCGGCGCGGCCGTCACCGGCCCGACGCACAGCGGCGCCACCCTGGCCCGGAAGGCCGCCAGCAGCTCGTCCAATCGACCGGTTGCCTTGGCGCGACCCAGCATCGAGGCGACCGCGGGTGCACTCGTGAAGCTTATGCCGTCGAGCTCCGCGTTGATGGCCATGGAGATCATGCGGTCCATCGGCCGCTGATCCTCGGGCGGTTCCCAGCGGTACACTGGCACCCGGATCACCTGCGCGCCAGCGATTGTCAGCGCCTCACACAGATCGGCGATGGGTTCCCACTCGGTGGCGGCACCGTGCAGTTGCACGGCGATGCGCCGGCTCTCGACACCCTCTTCGAGCAGGCGATCCAGAACTTCCGCAGACGACTCCGATGCGGGCGACCACTCTTCGCGCAGCCCCGCTTGGCGGATTGCCCCGGTGGCCTTTGGCCCTCGAGCCACCAGACGCCCGGATTCCAATGCGGACTTGAGACTGTCGGCCACACCCCATTCGTCGGCGGCCTCGATCCAGCCGCGGAAGCCTATACCGGTGGTGGCCACCGTCAGATCCGGCGGGCTGGCGATGACGAGTTCAGTTGCCTGCCGCAACTCGGCGTCATCGGCCAACGGGATGATCCGGATTGCCGCGGCATGCACGACGGCAGCCCCTCGGCGCTCCAAGAGCGCGATCAATTCCTCCGCCCGGCGCGCAGCCGTGACACCGATGGTGAACCCGTCGAGCCGACGTTCTTGCTCGCTACGCGGCAACCGCGTTGCGGTGTCGGCTTCTGAGCATTCCGATTTCGACGTTTCCATTGATCACCCGCACCTCGAAGACTGGTAACCGGCGCGACGCATCATCGAGGCAACGCCCGTCAATAAGCGAGAAGACCTGCTTGAGCAGCGGCGACGCCACCGTCGGCTCTCCGCCACGGTCACCGGTCAAACCGCGCGACATGACGGCGGCCTGGCCGTATGGATCGATGTTACCGACCGCGAACAGCTCCCCATTGGGCAGCAGGAACAGCGCGGCCTGCACGTCGTCCGGGAGAAGCACCGCAACACCCCGGCCCGGGGTGAGCGAATCCACCGCACAGACCGTTGACCACACGTACTGGTACCGCCTCATTCGGGGGCGAGCGTCCAGGATTGTCATCTCCGGCCTTTCTTCTCGTTGTGTTGTGTCATGTCTACCGGGGTTGTGTTACCCCGGTATTACCGCCGCCTGTGCCTCATGTTGCGGGCTCGGTGGCGGACCGGAATCCCGGTGTGCCCAGCAGCACGGGCACCTTCCGCGGTCCGCTCTCGTCGAACGCGATGGTCGAGTCGAGCTCGTCGGGCGCGTTCACAAACGACACGAACCGGCGCAGCTTGTCCTGATCCGCCAGAACAGCCGCCCACTCGTCCTGGTATCCCTCGACATGACGCGCCATCGCCGCTTCCAGCTCGTCGGCAATGCCCAGCGAGTCCTCGCACACCACCGCACGGATGTGATCCAGGCCGCCCTCAATGGCTTCCTGCCAGGGCGCGGTGCGCTGCAGCCGGTCCGCGGTACGGATGTAGAACATCAAGTACCGGTCGATGTACTTGATCAGCGTCTCCGAGTCCAAGTCACCGGCAAGCAGTTTGGCGTGCGCGGGAGTCGCGCCACCGTTGCCTCCCACGTACAGGTTCCAGCCGTTCTCGGTGGCGATGACGCCGACGTCCTTGCCCCGGGCTTCGGCGCACTCTCGCGCACAACCGGACACACCCATTTTGAGCTTGTGCGGGGAACGTAGTCCGCGGTAACGCAATTCAAGCTCGACAGCCATTCCCACCGAGTCCTGAACCCCGTACCGGCACCAGGTCGATCCCACGCAGCTCTTCACGGTGCGCAGCGACTTGCCGTAGGCCTGACCGGATTCCATGCCGGCATCGATGAGTCGCTTCCAGATCAGCGGGAGCTGTTCGACGCGGGCACCGAACAAGTCGATGCGCTGACCACCGGTGATCTTGGTGTACAGCCCGAATTCCTTGGCCACTTCCCCGATCACGATGAGCTTCTCCGGGGTCACCTCGCCGCCCGGGAGCCGCGGCACCACCGAATAGGTGCCGTTCTTCTGCATGTTGGCCAGGAAGTGGTCGTTGGTGTCCTGTAGGGCGGCCTGCTCCCCTTCCAGGATGTGGTCGCTGGATGTCGAGGCCAGAATGGACGCGACGGTGGGCTTGCAGATATCGCAGCCGGTTCCGCTGCCGTGCTTGGCGATCAGCTCGGAGAAGGTCCGGATGCCGGTCACCTGAACCACCTGGAACAGTTCGGCACGCGATTGGGTGAAATGCTCACACAGGGCCTTGGACTGCTCGACGCCCTGGGCGGCGAGAATCTGCTTGAGCATGGGAATGCAGCTACCGCAGGATGTTCCGGCGCAGGTAGCCGCCTTGAGGGCGGGCACGTCGGTGGCGCCGTCACAGATGGCACTGCAGATGGCGCCCTTGGTGACCGCGTTGCACGAGCAAATCTGCGCGTCATCGGGCAGCGCACCCACTCCGATTTCCGCACCGGCAGGCGTGATCAGCGAGGCCGGATCCGCGGGCAGCTCCCGGCCGAGCATGGGCCGCAAGGTGCCGTAGGCACTGGCATCGCCGACGAGGATGCCGCCCAACAAGGTTCGCGCATCGTCGGAGACCACGAGTTTGGCGTAGGTGCCCTTGGTGGCATCGTTGAAAACGACCTCCAGGGCGCCCTCGGCGGTGGCGTGTGCGTCACCGAAGCTGGCGACATCCACACCGAGCAGCTTGAGCTTGGTGGACAGATCGGCACCAGGGAATTCGGCACTGCCACCGAGCAGCCGGTCCGCGACGATCTCGGCGGTGGTGTACCCGGGTGCGACAAGCCCGTAGCAGCGACCCTCGATGGCGGCCACTTCGCCGATCGCATAGATGTGCAGATCGCTGGTCTGGCAGCCGATATCGGTGAAGATGCCACCACGCTCGGCCAGTTCCAGTCCACATTCACGGGCCAGTTCATCGCGCGGCCGGATACCCGCCGAGAACACCAGCACCGAAGCGTCGATCGTCGACCCGTCCGACAGTTCGATGGAGAGCGTCCCGTCCTCGGTCGTCTCGATGGCCTTCGTGGAGACGCTGGTGTGCACCGTCAGCCCGAGATCGGTCACCAGGCGATTCAGCAGAGCGCCACCGCCCTCGTCGACCTGCAGGTGCATGAGCCGCGGGTTGAGCTCCACGACGTGCGGTGCCAACCCCATGAGGCGCAACGCATTCGCGGCCTCCAGCCCGAGTAACCCGCCACCGATGACGACGCCCGCGCTGCCGGGCGACTTGTCCGCGGCGGCCTTGATGGCGTCGAGGTCGTCCATGGTGCGGTAGACGAAGCAGCCCTCGGCGTCGCCTCCGGGTACCGGCGGCACGAACGGATACGAGCCGGTGGCCATGACGAGCGCGTCATAGTCCAGCACGATGCCGGCCTCGGTGGTGACCGTCTGAGCCGCCCGGTCGACGCCGACCACCCGGTCCCCGAGATGAAGGGTCACCATCGGGTCGTCGGCGTAGTCGTTTCCGGTGAGCGCCAACGTGTCCCGGTCCCAGCTGTCGATGTATGACGACAGTGCCACCCTGTCGTACGCGGCGTCGACTTCCTCACCGAGAACGGTGATCTGCCACTGATCGGTGGCATCGCGCTCGCGCAGCACCTGGACGAATCGGTGACCGACCATCCCGTGGCCGATGACGACAACCTTCTTGTTCATGAGTTTTACACCGCCACTTCGTTTTTAGAGCTGGAGACGGCCGGAACGGATATGCCCACCGGGCGCCGCACGTACGCGTACCAGGTGACGGCGGCGCACACGACGTAGAAGGCCAGGAAGACCCAGAACGCCATGGTGGCCGACTTGGCGGCGCTGAGGTAGGAGGCGCGGAGCACCAGGTTGATGGCGACGCCGCCCAGCGCACCGATGGCCCCGGCCACACCGATCAGGGCACCCGACATGGTGCGCGACCAGCTCTCATCGTGTCCGGCACTGCGCGCCTTGGCCGCGAAGATCGACGGAATCATCTTGTACACCGAGCCATTGCCGATTCCGGAGACCACGAACAAGATGATG
The nucleotide sequence above comes from Mycobacteroides saopaulense. Encoded proteins:
- a CDS encoding MGMT family protein, which translates into the protein MASVTEEQVEQVRSLVASIPAGRVATYGDIAEAAGLSSARIVGWIMRTDSADLPWHRVIGASGRPAPHIRTRQLELLRAEGVLAVDGRIALREVRHCF
- a CDS encoding sirohydrochlorin chelatase, coding for MAELVLVAHGTRSAAGVENIAALAEAVSRCVGSVRTAFVDVLGPTPSEVLATIDGPAVLLPAFLASGYHVHHDIPHHVEVSGHPEVAVTQALGPDPVLATVMAERLREAGWRRGDAVVLAAAGSSDSRARQEVHTAASMLARHTGPVKVGYIATGEPRVADVVSQSRAAGRRVFIASYLLAQGLFQQRLAECGADGVAQPLGVHPEIVNLLVRRFASAAVVAGDLEAVADFA
- a CDS encoding uroporphyrinogen-III synthase, which codes for MPRSEQERRLDGFTIGVTAARRAEELIALLERRGAAVVHAAAIRIIPLADDAELRQATELVIASPPDLTVATTGIGFRGWIEAADEWGVADSLKSALESGRLVARGPKATGAIRQAGLREEWSPASESSAEVLDRLLEEGVESRRIAVQLHGAATEWEPIADLCEALTIAGAQVIRVPVYRWEPPEDQRPMDRMISMAINAELDGISFTSAPAVASMLGRAKATGRLDELLAAFRARVAPLCVGPVTAAPLEVLGVPTTQPERARLGALARHIADELTRRAPRFHAGGHIVSVRSCGIAVDGETRQISPAGMALMKRMMVRPGQVVSREDLLAALPGGGDDTHAVETAMTRLRAALGAPKVIQTVVKRGYRLAIDPTTIGECHG
- the nirD gene encoding nitrite reductase small subunit NirD — its product is MWSTVCAVDSLTPGRGVAVLLPDDVQAALFLLPNGELFAVGNIDPYGQAAVMSRGLTGDRGGEPTVASPLLKQVFSLIDGRCLDDASRRLPVFEVRVINGNVEIGMLRSRHRNAVAA
- the nirB gene encoding nitrite reductase large subunit NirB, whose protein sequence is MNKKVVVIGHGMVGHRFVQVLRERDATDQWQITVLGEEVDAAYDRVALSSYIDSWDRDTLALTGNDYADDPMVTLHLGDRVVGVDRAAQTVTTEAGIVLDYDALVMATGSYPFVPPVPGGDAEGCFVYRTMDDLDAIKAAADKSPGSAGVVIGGGLLGLEAANALRLMGLAPHVVELNPRLMHLQVDEGGGALLNRLVTDLGLTVHTSVSTKAIETTEDGTLSIELSDGSTIDASVLVFSAGIRPRDELARECGLELAERGGIFTDIGCQTSDLHIYAIGEVAAIEGRCYGLVAPGYTTAEIVADRLLGGSAEFPGADLSTKLKLLGVDVASFGDAHATAEGALEVVFNDATKGTYAKLVVSDDARTLLGGILVGDASAYGTLRPMLGRELPADPASLITPAGAEIGVGALPDDAQICSCNAVTKGAICSAICDGATDVPALKAATCAGTSCGSCIPMLKQILAAQGVEQSKALCEHFTQSRAELFQVVQVTGIRTFSELIAKHGSGTGCDICKPTVASILASTSSDHILEGEQAALQDTNDHFLANMQKNGTYSVVPRLPGGEVTPEKLIVIGEVAKEFGLYTKITGGQRIDLFGARVEQLPLIWKRLIDAGMESGQAYGKSLRTVKSCVGSTWCRYGVQDSVGMAVELELRYRGLRSPHKLKMGVSGCARECAEARGKDVGVIATENGWNLYVGGNGGATPAHAKLLAGDLDSETLIKYIDRYLMFYIRTADRLQRTAPWQEAIEGGLDHIRAVVCEDSLGIADELEAAMARHVEGYQDEWAAVLADQDKLRRFVSFVNAPDELDSTIAFDESGPRKVPVLLGTPGFRSATEPAT